The region ACTGGGTACTGGTGCACGATGCCGCGAGGCCCTGCCTGAGCGCACATCTGCTGGCGCGAATGATCGCCGAACTGCGCGACGATCCGGTCGGCGGCATCCTTGCGGTGCCGGTGGCAGATACCCTGAAGCGCGCCGATGCCCAGCAGCGCATCGCGCACACCGAGCCGCGCGAAGGCTTGTGGCAGGCACAGACGCCGCAGATGTTCCGTGCCGGATTGCTGGCAGAAGCGCTGTCGCGCAGCAACAACGTCACCGACGACGCCTCGGCCATCGAAGCGATGGGTCTGCAGCCCAGGCTGGTGGCGAGCGATACCAGCAATTTCAAGGTGACCTATCCGCAGGACATCGAGTTGGCGGAGTTGTTGCTTGATAAGAATAGGTAGGTCGGGTTAGCGCAGCGGTGCGTGTGTTGTTGCGGCTTTAGCCACTTACAACCACGGCCTACCCCTTGCGGGTGTAACCCGACACCTGCCGCGAGAACATTATGTCGGGTTACGCGATGATGCCGCTAACCCGACCTGCGAAATATAACAGGGAAAGCAATATGCGTATCGGACAAGGTTTCGACGTTCACCAACTGGTTGCGGGACGCAAACTCGTTATCGGCGGGGTGGATATTCCATATGAAAAGGGGCTGCTCGGCCATTCCGATGCGGATGTGCTGCTGCACGCCATCTGCGACGCGCTGCTGGGTGCGGCGGCGCTGGGCGATATCGGCAAGCACTTCGCCGATACCGATGCGAAATACAAGGATATCGACAGCAGGCTTTTGTTGCGCGATGTCGCTCGAAAGATTGAGGCGGCCGGGTTCCGTATCGGCAACGTGGACGCCACCATCATCGCGCAGGCGCCGAAGATGGCACCGCATATCCCGCAGATGATCACCAACATCGCAGCCGATCTCGGTATCGCCCATAACGCGGTGAACGTGAAGGCGACGACGACCGAGCAACTCGGTTACACCGGGCGCGGCGAAGGAATTGCTGCGCAGGCAGTGGCACTGCTGCTGGTCTGATGGATATCCTCGCGATTGAGACCTCCACCGAGTATTGCTCGGCTGCGCTGTGGCGGGACGGCAAGGTGAACGAACGCTGCGAACTGGTGGGGCAGAAACACTCCGAAGTGCTGATGGCGATGCTGGATGCAGTATTGCAGGATTCGGGATGCAGGATTCAGGATATAGATGGCATTGCGTTCGGCAAAGGGCCGGGATCCTTTACCGGGGTGCGTATCGCCTGCGGCGTCGCTCAAGGTTTGGCATTCGGCGCCGATGTGAAAGTTGTCGGGGTGTGCACGCTGGAAGCGCTGGCTCAGGCCAGCGGACAGGACAAAGTCGTCGCGGCGCTAGATGCGCGCATGGGCGAGTTGTATCTCGCCGCGTACGAGAAGCGAAACGACCGATGGATCGAGGTGGTCGCGCCCTGCCTGTGCAGGGCGGACACGGCCCCAGAGGTCGACGGGGATGGCTGGTTCGGTGCAGGCAGCGGCTTTGCGGTGAGCCAGGCGGCGTTATCGGCACGTTACGGCAAGCAGTTGTCCGGCATGGATGCGCAGCTAGTGCCCCGGGCCGCTGCTATCGCGCAGATCGCAGCCGTCGAATTTGCCAAAGGCAATGCGGTGGATGCGGCGCTGGCGCTGCCGCTCTATCTGCGCGACAAGGTCGCGCTGAAGACCAGGGAACGCGAGGACGCCCGTGCCGGAGCCGCTGCAGCGCGGACGGGTCTTTGATGATTCTGCGCGACATGACCGGGGCCGATCTGGATGCTGTGCTGCGCATCGAGCGCGAGGTGCATACGCATCCCTGGACACCGGGAAATTTCAGCGATGCCCTGCGCAGCAAATATCAGTGCAAAGTCTTCGAAGCCGACGGAGTCATACTCGGTTATGCGGTGCTGATGCTGGCGGTAGACGAATCCGAGCTGCTCGACATCGCGATCGATGCCGGGCACCAGCGCCAGGGCTGGGGGCGGAAATTATTGGACGAAATAATGGCGCTGGCGCGCCACTTTGGCATGCATCGCATGGTGCTGGAAGTGCGTGCAAGCAACAAGGCAGCGATCGCGCTTTACCGCAAGGCCGGATTTGGCGATATCGGATTGCGCCGGGACTATTACCAGGCGCAGAATGGGCGCGAAGATGCAATTCTGATGGGGCGGGAACTGTGAATATTCGAGACGAAGCTGCTCTGCGCGAACTCAATCTTTACCCGCTGTGGGTGCGGCGCGGGATACCTGCAGCGGTTGAAGCCGTACCCGCGACTTCTGCTTCAGTGGCGGAATCGCAAGCAGCTGCTCCGGTTCCCGACGAAGTAATAAGCAAGCCGACTGAAGACCAAACCGATACCCGGCAGTCTGCTGCGGGTTTCGCGAAGCCTGTCCCGAGCGCAGACGAAGGGCTCAACCCGTCCGGCTTAAGCCTCCTGAATTGGACTGGACTCAAGCAAAAAGTCCGCGACTGTACCGCCTGCAAGCTGCGTGTCGGCTGTTCGCGGACGGTGTTCGGTGTGGGCGATGAGAATGCCGACTGGCTGTTCGTCGGCGAAGGTCCCGGCGCCGACGAGGATGCACAGGGCGAGCCGTTCGTGGGGCAGGCCGGCAAGTTGCTCGACAACATGCTGGCGGCGATCAATCTGAAGCGCGGCAGCAATGTGTACATTGCCAACGTCGTAAAATGCCGTCCGCCCAACAATCGCACCCCGGAGCCGGACGAGATCGCCACCTGTATGCCCTATCTGCAACAGCAGATCGCCCTGATCAAACCGAAACTTGTCGTTGCATTGGGCAAGACCGCCGCAACGTCCTTGCTCGGACGCGATGCGACGCTCGGTTCGTTGCGCGGCACAATCCACGACTACCATGGAACGCCCCTTATCGTCACCTATCACCCCGCTTACCTGCTGCGCAGTCCGGCTGAAAAAGCCAAGGCCTGGCAGGATCTGTGTTTCGCACAACAGAGGATGATGACGTGAAATTCAGCGACATCAAATTCAGCGACATCGGCCTTTCCGCGCGCATCACCTTCTGGGCTTTGCTGCTCGTGGTGGCCGGTGGGTTGCTGTGGATGAACAAGGATTTGGAGAATGACCGGGAAGTCTATCTCAGCGAGCGCAGTGCCGACCTCAAGATGGATATTCATCTTGAGCAAGTGCGACTGACCCAGTCCATCGACTCGCTGCGTCAGGATGTGCTGTTCCTGGCTTCTCTGCCGTCTGTCTCCGGGATCGTGCGTGCCAGCGCGAACAATGGGATCGATCCCCGCGACAAATCAACCTATGCCGAATGGGAGGTGCGTCTGCAAGAGATTCTTGCCGCCTTTCTGCGTGCACATCCGGAATATTATCAGGCGAGTTATATCGGCGCGGCAGGCGAGGGGCGGGAGCTGGTGCAGGTGGAAAACCGCGACGGGCATGTTGTGGTGGCACCGCACGACGCATTACAAGCCAGGGGTGACCGGGATTATTTCAAAGCGGGTCTGATGCTGACTGCTGGTCGTGTGTATCTTTCCGATTTTGCTCCCGATCTTGAACAGGGTGGAACTCAAGAATTGCATCGCCCAGCTTTACATGCCGTCACGACAGTGTTCGATGCGAGCGGTCGCGTATTCGGCATGGTGGTGATTAACAAGGATGTGCACTCGTTGTTTGCCTCCATCTCGGAGGGGCTGCCGTCTGCAGTGCAGAGTTATATGGCCGATCAGTACGGGCACTATCTGTTTCATGCGGATGCCAAGTCTTCGGAGCCGGGTGGCAAGGACAATGTCGCCGGGGATTTTCCGGCGCTCAAACCGATGTTCGAGCCGCAGACCAAACACAATGACCCGTCGTTCCAGACTGTAAGCGATGGCAATGGCGGCTATCTGGCAGCAGAGCGCGTGTACTTCGATGTCAGCGATCCTTCGCGATTCCTGTTGTTGGCCTGTCATCTACCCGCGAATGCCGCCGTCCAGGGATTCAAAGAGATTTCGCAGCCCGACCTGGTGGATACGATGCTGGTGATGCTGCTGGTGGGCGTTGTGTTCATGCTGGTTTTGCGCCGCACCTTCTCTCCGCTCAATCGTATAACCGTTGCCGCTCACGAGATTGCTGCCGGAAATCGAAGTGTTCGTTTGGAAGAAACGGGCAAGGGCGAGATCCGCAAGCTTGCCAAGGCACTGAATACCATGCTGGACAAGTTGTCGGACAGCGATCAGATCAAACAGGAGAGCGTGTTCCGCAAAGAGCTGATTGAAGCGCTGCCCGGTGTCTTTTATATGATCGATGCGCAGGGACGTTTTCTGCTGTGGAACCACAATCTGGAACGGGTGCTGCAACTCGGCCCGGAAGAGATGGCGGCCAGTCACCCGCTGGATTTCTTCGGCGGGGAAGATAAATCCAATATCGAGCGCACGATCCGTCAGGTGTTTGCAAAAGGCGACGGAGAGGTGGAAGCGGAGCTGGTCTCGAAGGATGGCACGAGGACGCCGTACCATTTGAACGGGCGGCGCGTGGAACGAGATGGTGCGCCAGTGCTGGTCGGACTGGGTTTGGATATCACCCGGCAGCGCGAGAGTCTGCGCGAGGCTAAAACCCAGTTGCGGCGGAATCAGACGCTGATGCGAAACTCAATGGAAGGTATCCATGTGTTGGATATCGATGGCAATGTGCTTGAGGCCAACGATGCCTTCTGCAGCATGCTGGGTTACACGCGGGAAGAGATTCTGCAGCTCAATGTGCGTGACTGGGACGTTCATTACCCGGCAGAGGAATTGCGTGCACGGATCAGCTCGTTCATCGGCAGGAGCGACATGTTCGATACGATGCACCGGCGCAAAGACGGCAGCGTGATTGATGTCGAGATTTGCGTCAATGGGGTGGTGATCGATGACAAGGCCTACCTGTTTGCCTCCAGCAGGGATATCACCGAACGCAAGAAGCTGCAGATTGCCCAGCAAAGATACAAGCAGGTGATCGACGCTGCAATGGATGGCTACTGGATGGTCAATACGGACGGCATCCTGGAAGAGGTCAACGAGGCCTATGCCAACATGTCCGGCTACACCATGCGTGAGCTGGTGGGCATGCACATCAGCCAGCTGGATGCGAACGAAAACGAGGCTGAAGTCAGGGTGCATACCGACAGGCTCATGGCGCAGGGATACGGCCGCTTCGAGTCGCAGCACCGGCGCAAGGACGGTCGCGTGTTCGATGTGGAAGTGTCGGTAACTTTCCTGCCGGAAGCAGGGAAGTTCTTTGTGTTCAGCCACAACATCACGTTGCGCAAGCAGGCCGAGCAGGCGTTGCGTGTGGCTGCGGCGACCTTCGAGATGCATGAGGCCATACTCATCACCGATGCCCAGGCCAGCATCGTCCGCGTCAACAGCGCATTCACCGACATCACCGGCTATTCGTCCGAGGATGTGATCGGCAAAAATCCGCGCATCATGAGTTCGGGGCGCCATGACAAGGCGTTTTACGCCGCACTGTGGGGGCAGATACTGGATACGGGTTCCTGGGCGGGAGAGATATGGGACAGGCGCAAGAACGGCGAGATCTACCCGAAATGGATGACCATCACCGCCGTGAAGAACCAGCGCGGCGAGACGACGCAATACGTTGCCATCTTCAGCGATATCACAGAGCGCAAACGGGCAGAGGAAGAGATACGCAATCTGGCGTTCTACGACGCACTGACGCAGTTGGCCAACCGCCGTTTGTTCATTGAGCGCTTCCAGACTGCGTTGGCAACCTCGGTGCGTTACGGCGGGCATGGGGCGATCCTGTTCGTCGACCTGGACCGTTTCAAGCATCTGAACGACACGCTCGGGCACGATTACGGCGACCTGTTGCTGATCGAAGTGGCGGCGCGCATCAAGTCGTGCGTGCGCGAAGTGGACACGGTGGCCCGTTTCGGCGGGGACGAATTCGTCGTGCTGCTGGAGAATATCAGCGGGGACGGGCTGGATGCGTCCCACAAGGCGGGTGGGGTGGCAGAGAAGATACGCGAAGCGCTGTCGCAGCCCTATCACCTGAACGGGCAGGAATGCCATAGCTCGCCCAGTATTGGTATCAGCCTGTACCACGGCAATGAAGAATCGATGGACGCCCTGATCAGGCAGGCCGATGCCGCGATGTATCAGGCAAAAGAGGCGGGACGCAACAATGTGCGTTTTTACGACGCCCAGATGCAGCAAAACTGGGAGACGCAGCCCCTGACGGTCCCAGATTAGTCCCTGATGTCATATACATACATGCGAAGCCCGGCGTTTCCGCTTTATAATGCCCGAAAATAACAGAACGGTCGGGCATGAAAAAAAGAACAGACGCTCTAAAAGTGCTGGTGGTGGAAGACAGCAAGGTCACAATGAAAGTCCTTTGCAATTTCCTCGAACGCATGGACATCAAACATCCCCTGACCGCCGAGACCGGCGCTGCAGCCATCGAGATTTATCGCAAGGAACGCCCCGATATCATCCTGCTTGATGCGCAACTGCCCGA is a window of Sideroxydans sp. CL21 DNA encoding:
- the tsaB gene encoding tRNA (adenosine(37)-N6)-threonylcarbamoyltransferase complex dimerization subunit type 1 TsaB; this encodes MDILAIETSTEYCSAALWRDGKVNERCELVGQKHSEVLMAMLDAVLQDSGCRIQDIDGIAFGKGPGSFTGVRIACGVAQGLAFGADVKVVGVCTLEALAQASGQDKVVAALDARMGELYLAAYEKRNDRWIEVVAPCLCRADTAPEVDGDGWFGAGSGFAVSQAALSARYGKQLSGMDAQLVPRAAAIAQIAAVEFAKGNAVDAALALPLYLRDKVALKTREREDARAGAAAARTGL
- a CDS encoding PAS domain S-box protein → MKFSDIKFSDIGLSARITFWALLLVVAGGLLWMNKDLENDREVYLSERSADLKMDIHLEQVRLTQSIDSLRQDVLFLASLPSVSGIVRASANNGIDPRDKSTYAEWEVRLQEILAAFLRAHPEYYQASYIGAAGEGRELVQVENRDGHVVVAPHDALQARGDRDYFKAGLMLTAGRVYLSDFAPDLEQGGTQELHRPALHAVTTVFDASGRVFGMVVINKDVHSLFASISEGLPSAVQSYMADQYGHYLFHADAKSSEPGGKDNVAGDFPALKPMFEPQTKHNDPSFQTVSDGNGGYLAAERVYFDVSDPSRFLLLACHLPANAAVQGFKEISQPDLVDTMLVMLLVGVVFMLVLRRTFSPLNRITVAAHEIAAGNRSVRLEETGKGEIRKLAKALNTMLDKLSDSDQIKQESVFRKELIEALPGVFYMIDAQGRFLLWNHNLERVLQLGPEEMAASHPLDFFGGEDKSNIERTIRQVFAKGDGEVEAELVSKDGTRTPYHLNGRRVERDGAPVLVGLGLDITRQRESLREAKTQLRRNQTLMRNSMEGIHVLDIDGNVLEANDAFCSMLGYTREEILQLNVRDWDVHYPAEELRARISSFIGRSDMFDTMHRRKDGSVIDVEICVNGVVIDDKAYLFASSRDITERKKLQIAQQRYKQVIDAAMDGYWMVNTDGILEEVNEAYANMSGYTMRELVGMHISQLDANENEAEVRVHTDRLMAQGYGRFESQHRRKDGRVFDVEVSVTFLPEAGKFFVFSHNITLRKQAEQALRVAAATFEMHEAILITDAQASIVRVNSAFTDITGYSSEDVIGKNPRIMSSGRHDKAFYAALWGQILDTGSWAGEIWDRRKNGEIYPKWMTITAVKNQRGETTQYVAIFSDITERKRAEEEIRNLAFYDALTQLANRRLFIERFQTALATSVRYGGHGAILFVDLDRFKHLNDTLGHDYGDLLLIEVAARIKSCVREVDTVARFGGDEFVVLLENISGDGLDASHKAGGVAEKIREALSQPYHLNGQECHSSPSIGISLYHGNEESMDALIRQADAAMYQAKEAGRNNVRFYDAQMQQNWETQPLTVPD
- a CDS encoding uracil-DNA glycosylase → MNIRDEAALRELNLYPLWVRRGIPAAVEAVPATSASVAESQAAAPVPDEVISKPTEDQTDTRQSAAGFAKPVPSADEGLNPSGLSLLNWTGLKQKVRDCTACKLRVGCSRTVFGVGDENADWLFVGEGPGADEDAQGEPFVGQAGKLLDNMLAAINLKRGSNVYIANVVKCRPPNNRTPEPDEIATCMPYLQQQIALIKPKLVVALGKTAATSLLGRDATLGSLRGTIHDYHGTPLIVTYHPAYLLRSPAEKAKAWQDLCFAQQRMMT
- the ispF gene encoding 2-C-methyl-D-erythritol 2,4-cyclodiphosphate synthase → MRIGQGFDVHQLVAGRKLVIGGVDIPYEKGLLGHSDADVLLHAICDALLGAAALGDIGKHFADTDAKYKDIDSRLLLRDVARKIEAAGFRIGNVDATIIAQAPKMAPHIPQMITNIAADLGIAHNAVNVKATTTEQLGYTGRGEGIAAQAVALLLV
- the rimI gene encoding ribosomal protein S18-alanine N-acetyltransferase, translated to MILRDMTGADLDAVLRIEREVHTHPWTPGNFSDALRSKYQCKVFEADGVILGYAVLMLAVDESELLDIAIDAGHQRQGWGRKLLDEIMALARHFGMHRMVLEVRASNKAAIALYRKAGFGDIGLRRDYYQAQNGREDAILMGREL
- the ispD gene encoding 2-C-methyl-D-erythritol 4-phosphate cytidylyltransferase; the protein is MSEFHALVPAAGFGARMGNELPKQYLDLAGRPMIWHALSTLCANPNIKTVFVVLAPDDEYFARYDWSHCAGKLAPLHCGGKTRAESVANGLLVSELEPDDWVLVHDAARPCLSAHLLARMIAELRDDPVGGILAVPVADTLKRADAQQRIAHTEPREGLWQAQTPQMFRAGLLAEALSRSNNVTDDASAIEAMGLQPRLVASDTSNFKVTYPQDIELAELLLDKNR